Proteins found in one Erythrobacter sp. 3-20A1M genomic segment:
- a CDS encoding TonB-dependent siderophore receptor: protein MKSAFYLSVAASAVALCSTGAFAQSVDLLEDEEVNSETIVVTANRTERAISQVGESVTVVEEEEIVNRQPSEVLDILRTVPGVTFNRNGGIGTSTGVSIRGAESDQTVVLIDGVKLNDPSSTGGGFNFGPALTGNIARIEVVRGSQSVLYGSQAIGGVVNLITREPTEEFGVFARAEYGERDTAELVGNVSGRFGPVGLSVGGNYYRTDGISAFSEARGGTEPDGFESLGANAKLDIALGENFSIDLRGFYADSEVEIDGFTATGLGDTNEVSYREDLVGYAGINADFLDGRFRNRLGIAYTRIDRRNFSFDTDSETFDAFGENVRYEYQGVFDAAEIATLVFGAEREESEYRSSSFGAPATGDDVWINSVYGQLNLTPIEGLSLTGGVRYDDHETYGNNTTFAASGAYSPNGGDTVLRGSFGEGFKAPALFQLFSDFGNTALEPEESESWDIGITHSFLDRRAQIGVTYFERDAENLIAFVGCTGNPIPACQDPANPRPSGTYDNIALASADGWEFGLALRPVDGFDVALNYTTIDARNDITGNRLPRRAEDTISLVADYRMENGIGIGATVFVAGDSFDNATNTTRLDGYVVTDIRASFGLTEQIEIFGRIENLFDEQYETIFRYGQPGRAVFGGVRYRM, encoded by the coding sequence ATGAAATCCGCATTCTATTTGTCCGTCGCGGCATCGGCCGTGGCACTGTGTTCGACTGGAGCCTTTGCCCAGTCGGTCGATCTTCTTGAAGACGAGGAAGTGAACTCCGAAACGATCGTGGTCACGGCCAACCGCACCGAACGTGCGATCAGCCAAGTTGGCGAATCGGTTACAGTGGTCGAGGAAGAGGAGATCGTAAACCGCCAGCCGAGTGAAGTGCTCGACATCCTGCGCACAGTCCCGGGCGTCACCTTCAACCGCAATGGCGGCATCGGAACCAGCACAGGCGTCTCGATCCGTGGTGCCGAGAGCGACCAGACCGTCGTGCTGATCGACGGGGTCAAGCTCAACGACCCCTCTTCGACGGGTGGCGGCTTCAACTTCGGTCCTGCCCTGACAGGCAATATCGCACGGATCGAAGTGGTGCGTGGTTCGCAAAGCGTCCTTTACGGCAGCCAGGCTATCGGCGGCGTCGTGAACCTCATCACCCGCGAACCGACCGAGGAGTTCGGGGTGTTCGCTCGCGCGGAATATGGTGAGCGCGATACTGCGGAACTCGTCGGCAATGTGTCGGGAAGGTTTGGTCCCGTAGGCCTTAGTGTCGGCGGCAATTACTATCGCACCGATGGCATTTCGGCATTCAGCGAAGCGCGCGGCGGCACCGAGCCGGACGGCTTTGAAAGCCTGGGTGCCAACGCCAAGCTCGATATTGCGCTGGGTGAGAATTTCTCGATCGATCTGCGAGGTTTCTATGCCGACAGCGAGGTCGAGATCGACGGCTTCACCGCTACCGGCCTGGGGGACACCAACGAGGTTTCCTATCGAGAAGATTTGGTCGGCTATGCGGGCATCAACGCAGACTTTCTGGACGGGCGTTTTCGCAATCGACTGGGTATCGCCTACACCCGGATCGACCGCAGGAATTTCAGCTTCGATACGGATTCCGAGACCTTTGATGCCTTCGGCGAGAACGTGCGCTATGAATATCAGGGCGTGTTCGACGCAGCCGAGATTGCGACGCTGGTGTTCGGTGCCGAGCGTGAGGAATCGGAATATCGCAGTTCCAGTTTCGGCGCTCCTGCGACCGGCGACGACGTGTGGATCAATTCGGTCTACGGACAGCTGAACCTGACTCCGATCGAGGGGCTCTCGCTGACAGGCGGCGTTCGCTACGACGATCACGAAACCTACGGCAACAACACGACCTTCGCTGCCAGTGGTGCTTATTCGCCCAACGGCGGCGATACCGTGTTGCGCGGTAGTTTCGGCGAAGGTTTCAAGGCGCCCGCGTTGTTCCAACTGTTCAGCGATTTCGGGAATACCGCGCTAGAACCCGAGGAGTCCGAAAGCTGGGATATCGGCATCACGCACAGCTTCCTCGATCGCCGCGCCCAGATCGGCGTCACTTACTTCGAACGCGATGCCGAGAACCTCATCGCTTTCGTCGGCTGCACCGGCAATCCCATCCCAGCGTGCCAGGATCCCGCTAATCCCCGCCCTTCCGGAACATACGACAATATCGCGCTGGCCAGCGCTGACGGCTGGGAGTTTGGCCTTGCGCTTCGTCCGGTCGACGGCTTCGATGTCGCGCTGAACTACACCACGATCGATGCCCGCAACGACATCACCGGCAATCGCCTGCCGCGCCGCGCCGAAGACACGATCAGTCTGGTCGCGGACTACCGCATGGAGAACGGCATCGGCATCGGTGCCACCGTGTTCGTCGCGGGCGACAGCTTCGACAATGCCACCAACACCACCCGCCTCGATGGCTATGTGGTGACCGATATTCGGGCGAGCTTTGGCCTTACTGAGCAGATCGAAATTTTCGGTCGGATAGAGAACCTATTCGACGAGCAGTATGAAACGATCTTCCGCTACGGCCAACCTGGTCGTGCGGTGTTCGGCGGCGTGCGCTACCGGATGTAA
- a CDS encoding ABC transporter substrate-binding protein gives MVRTIPAALACLLLCACSQVAERGAEAPRRIVSLDYCADQYVLKFADREDILALSPDAGKRFSYMRAEAAGIPTVRPRTADVLALQPDLVVRTYGGGHDIADFMQEPGVPVVQIGFPQSIAEVRDEVLRVGTELGKPNEAAALVTEMDRRLKALADRPSPPREVLYMTPAGVTAGEGTLVHELFVAAGLRNFQDRAGWNPLPLERLAYERPDLIAAAFFESATNHVDNWSAARHPVARAQLRELPVVPLEGSWTSCGGWFLLDAVEALAKAGDNKR, from the coding sequence ATGGTTCGGACGATCCCCGCGGCGCTGGCGTGCCTTTTGCTCTGTGCCTGTTCACAGGTGGCGGAGCGAGGAGCGGAGGCGCCGCGACGGATCGTCAGCCTCGACTATTGCGCCGACCAGTATGTCCTGAAGTTCGCGGATCGAGAGGATATCCTCGCGCTTTCGCCCGATGCGGGGAAGCGCTTCTCCTACATGCGGGCGGAGGCGGCAGGGATTCCCACGGTCCGTCCGCGCACTGCGGATGTTCTGGCGCTGCAGCCCGATCTGGTGGTGCGAACATATGGCGGTGGGCACGATATCGCCGACTTCATGCAGGAACCGGGCGTGCCGGTCGTGCAGATTGGCTTCCCCCAATCGATTGCCGAAGTGCGGGACGAAGTGCTGCGCGTGGGGACCGAACTGGGTAAGCCGAATGAGGCCGCAGCACTCGTCACCGAGATGGATCGGCGACTGAAGGCGCTGGCCGATCGGCCCAGTCCCCCTCGCGAAGTCCTCTACATGACACCCGCTGGTGTGACGGCTGGAGAAGGAACACTCGTGCATGAACTGTTTGTCGCGGCCGGCCTCAGGAATTTTCAGGACCGTGCCGGTTGGAACCCCCTTCCGCTCGAACGCCTCGCATACGAGCGCCCCGACCTGATCGCGGCTGCCTTTTTCGAAAGCGCGACCAACCATGTCGACAACTGGAGTGCGGCGCGCCATCCGGTGGCGCGGGCGCAGTTGCGCGAACTGCCGGTCGTCCCGCTGGAGGGATCGTGGACCTCGTGCGGCGGTTGGTTCTTGCTAGACGCGGTCGAAGCTTTGGCGAAAGCGGGGGACAACAAGCGATGA
- a CDS encoding iron ABC transporter permease, translating into MNRPVSILLASLTGALVLSVALGSVPLPLDRVLAALAFQSSQGDELVVWQIRLPRALAAAFVGAALGMSGAALQGLLRNPLAEPGILGVSATAALFATFVLYFGLATAGPLVLPSAAVAGALIATLLVALAAIRTRSVVTLILIGVGLSSFSAAIMALLMNLAPNPFSLADMVNWMLGTVDNRSFDDLVFALPFMAIGAVVLLASRRGLSALALGDEAAEGMGLDLKRQRLAVIIGAGLATGAAVALAGAIGFVGIVAPHLVRPFLRYDPARLLVPSSLLGALILVLADIGVRVLPTDSELKLGVVASLLGAPVFIWIAARRKLA; encoded by the coding sequence ATGAATCGGCCGGTGTCCATCCTGCTGGCAAGCCTGACGGGTGCATTGGTCCTTTCGGTCGCGCTCGGATCGGTGCCCTTGCCTCTCGACCGGGTGCTCGCTGCTCTCGCATTTCAATCGAGTCAGGGTGACGAGCTGGTCGTCTGGCAAATCCGCCTGCCGCGCGCGCTCGCTGCCGCGTTCGTCGGCGCGGCACTGGGAATGAGCGGGGCAGCCCTGCAGGGCCTTCTGCGCAACCCACTGGCCGAGCCGGGCATTCTCGGCGTGTCCGCCACTGCCGCGCTCTTCGCGACTTTCGTGCTTTATTTCGGTCTCGCGACCGCAGGCCCACTCGTCTTGCCTTCGGCTGCAGTCGCGGGTGCCCTGATCGCGACATTGCTGGTCGCGCTGGCTGCGATCCGCACCCGCTCCGTGGTCACGCTGATCCTGATTGGTGTCGGCCTCTCGAGTTTCTCGGCGGCAATCATGGCGCTGCTGATGAACCTTGCGCCCAACCCCTTCAGCCTTGCCGACATGGTCAACTGGATGCTCGGCACGGTGGACAATCGCAGCTTCGACGATCTTGTATTCGCGCTGCCCTTCATGGCGATCGGGGCGGTGGTGCTGCTCGCGTCGCGCCGGGGCCTGTCCGCACTCGCTCTGGGAGACGAGGCGGCCGAAGGAATGGGGTTGGACCTCAAACGACAGCGGCTGGCGGTGATCATCGGTGCCGGGCTGGCGACAGGCGCCGCGGTGGCGTTGGCCGGTGCGATCGGTTTCGTCGGGATCGTCGCGCCGCATCTGGTGCGGCCCTTCCTGCGCTACGATCCGGCGCGCCTGCTGGTGCCATCGTCACTGCTTGGCGCGCTCATCCTCGTGCTGGCCGATATCGGCGTGCGGGTGCTCCCGACCGATAGCGAACTCAAGCTGGGCGTGGTCGCATCGCTCCTCGGCGCTCCGGTGTTCATCTGGATCGCCGCGCGACGGAAATTGGCATGA
- a CDS encoding ABC transporter ATP-binding protein, with amino-acid sequence MSVLQTSNLSYAVDGMPLVVDAGFSLRTGELIALIGPNGSGKTTLLRVALGLLSADMGATSMDGKPVASLTPVERARKVAYLPQARPLVWPQPVRDVVSLGRFAYGAALGRLSDSDEAAVSQAISACHLDGFEERAADTLSGGELARVHLARALAAETPLLIADEPVAALDPRYQHQTMRLFASMARVGRGVLTVVHDLDLTLRYATRVLWMHDGRIVADGSPAETFTSERLRNVFGIEAEIVRNGAHIRLDTFGPA; translated from the coding sequence ATGAGCGTTCTGCAGACAAGCAATCTGAGCTATGCGGTGGACGGCATGCCGCTGGTCGTCGACGCTGGATTCTCACTGAGAACAGGAGAACTCATCGCGCTGATCGGTCCCAATGGGTCCGGTAAGACGACGCTGCTGCGCGTCGCGCTTGGGCTGTTGTCAGCCGATATGGGCGCGACGTCGATGGATGGCAAACCGGTCGCTTCGCTCACGCCGGTCGAGCGTGCACGCAAGGTGGCCTACCTGCCGCAGGCCCGTCCGCTGGTCTGGCCGCAACCGGTTCGCGACGTCGTTTCGCTCGGGCGGTTTGCCTATGGCGCGGCGCTGGGGCGACTGTCGGACAGCGACGAGGCGGCGGTTTCGCAGGCGATCAGCGCCTGCCATCTTGATGGTTTCGAAGAGCGGGCAGCGGATACCCTTTCGGGTGGCGAACTGGCCCGTGTGCATCTGGCGCGTGCGCTGGCTGCCGAGACACCACTCCTTATTGCCGACGAGCCGGTTGCCGCGCTCGATCCGCGCTACCAGCATCAGACGATGCGTTTGTTTGCCTCGATGGCGCGGGTCGGGCGCGGAGTGCTGACGGTAGTCCACGATCTCGATCTCACATTGCGCTATGCGACCCGAGTGCTCTGGATGCACGACGGGCGGATCGTCGCTGACGGTAGTCCGGCCGAGACATTCACGAGCGAGCGCTTGCGCAATGTGTTCGGGATCGAGGCGGAGATTGTTCGCAATGGCGCGCATATCCGGCTCGACACTTTCGGCCCCGCCTAA
- a CDS encoding cobyric acid synthase: MAGRAIMLQGTGSNVGKSLLVAGLCRIARRRGVDVAPFKPQNMSNNAAACPNGGEIGRAQALQARAAGLEPTTDMNPVLLKPESDRRAQVVLNGKALRSEEAAAYMANRGSLLPAVIDAFDRLKSAHDLVIVEGAGSPAEVNLRKGDIANMGFARAADVPVVLIGDIDRGGVIASLVGTRTVVDNKDADMIEGFLINRFRGDQTLFADGVRLIEDRTGWRSFGIVPWLPCAVRLPAEDAVVLDQARRKDGAILIAVPMLSRISNFDDLDPLRAEPDVEVRFIPPGQPLPREADAIIVTGTKSTLADLAMVRAQGWDHDIIAARRTGAHVVGLCGGFQILGNWLEDADAADGLAGSADGLGLFDMTTVMTREKVIRPISGTTLADGDPVTGYELHTGRSQGPMLEKPFCRLDDGTCDGAAAAGGRLIGTYLHGVFASDPFRSRWLERLRSGRRSTLNYEESVENALDELADGLEASLDVDALLALAR, encoded by the coding sequence ATGGCCGGTCGCGCGATCATGCTTCAGGGCACCGGTTCGAACGTGGGCAAGTCGCTGCTTGTCGCGGGGCTTTGCCGGATCGCACGGCGCCGGGGTGTGGATGTGGCACCTTTCAAGCCGCAGAACATGTCGAACAATGCGGCGGCCTGTCCCAACGGAGGCGAAATCGGTCGCGCGCAAGCGCTCCAGGCACGCGCCGCGGGGCTGGAGCCCACGACCGACATGAATCCCGTGCTCCTCAAGCCCGAAAGTGATCGGCGCGCGCAGGTCGTCCTGAATGGCAAAGCACTGCGCAGCGAGGAAGCGGCGGCGTATATGGCCAATCGTGGCAGCCTTCTTCCCGCTGTGATCGACGCGTTCGACCGGCTGAAATCGGCGCACGATCTCGTCATCGTCGAAGGTGCGGGCAGCCCCGCGGAGGTCAACCTGCGCAAGGGCGACATCGCCAATATGGGCTTCGCGCGCGCGGCCGACGTTCCCGTGGTGCTTATAGGCGACATCGATCGCGGCGGGGTCATTGCCTCGCTGGTCGGCACCCGAACCGTCGTAGACAACAAAGATGCCGATATGATCGAAGGCTTCCTCATCAATCGCTTTCGTGGCGACCAAACACTGTTTGCGGACGGCGTGCGCTTAATCGAAGACCGCACCGGCTGGCGCAGTTTCGGCATCGTGCCGTGGCTGCCCTGCGCTGTGCGGCTGCCCGCTGAAGACGCTGTGGTGCTGGATCAGGCGAGACGGAAAGACGGGGCTATCCTGATTGCCGTGCCAATGCTTTCGCGGATCAGCAATTTCGACGATCTCGACCCGCTTCGTGCCGAGCCGGATGTCGAGGTCCGCTTCATTCCTCCCGGCCAGCCTCTTCCGCGCGAGGCGGATGCGATCATCGTCACGGGCACCAAGTCGACTCTTGCCGACCTTGCGATGGTTCGCGCCCAAGGGTGGGATCACGACATCATCGCCGCTAGGCGCACAGGTGCGCACGTTGTCGGCCTATGCGGTGGGTTCCAGATTCTGGGCAATTGGCTCGAAGATGCTGACGCTGCGGATGGATTGGCAGGATCTGCGGATGGTCTGGGTCTCTTCGACATGACGACGGTGATGACCCGCGAGAAAGTCATTAGGCCCATCTCAGGAACCACGCTTGCCGATGGGGACCCGGTGACAGGATATGAGCTCCATACCGGTCGTTCTCAGGGCCCTATGCTAGAGAAGCCGTTCTGTCGCCTGGACGACGGCACCTGCGATGGCGCGGCCGCAGCGGGCGGACGTCTGATCGGAACCTATCTTCATGGTGTGTTCGCGAGCGATCCATTTCGTTCGCGTTGGCTTGAGCGATTGCGCAGCGGCCGGAGGAGCACGCTCAATTACGAAGAGAGTGTCGAAAATGCGCTGGATGAACTGGCCGATGGGCTCGAGGCGTCCCTCGACGTAGACGCTCTGTTGGCGCTTGCGCGGTGA
- the cbiB gene encoding adenosylcobinamide-phosphate synthase CbiB, protein MIAAWIMLVGLAIEAMVGWPDAVDTRIGHPVRWFGWLVERTERLGNRQSWSRSARIATGGLVTLFLVSLAGLIGLAIQLFLPTGWLGLALMALIASSLIAARSLHDHVADVARAFDASGIAAARDSLSHIVGRATAELDEPAIARASIESLAENTSDGVTAPLFWGALFGLPGLFAYKAINTLDSMIGHRNARYEAFGKIAARLDDLANLIPARLTGILFALCAGSGRAIQVLFRDARRHRSPNAGWPESAMAGALGIRLSGPRTYGETTSNEPWLNSGARNPAGADIRRALALYRWVVIAMAIILALLGWANLS, encoded by the coding sequence GTGATTGCTGCGTGGATCATGCTGGTAGGACTCGCGATCGAAGCCATGGTCGGCTGGCCCGACGCGGTGGACACGCGGATCGGGCATCCCGTCCGCTGGTTCGGCTGGCTGGTCGAACGGACGGAGCGTCTGGGCAATCGCCAATCATGGAGCAGATCGGCGCGGATCGCGACGGGCGGTCTTGTTACTCTGTTTCTGGTCTCGCTTGCGGGCTTAATCGGTCTGGCCATCCAGCTGTTTCTGCCAACCGGGTGGCTAGGGCTTGCCCTGATGGCCCTCATCGCCTCCAGCCTGATCGCTGCGCGCTCCCTGCACGATCACGTTGCGGATGTCGCCAGGGCGTTCGACGCTTCGGGGATCGCGGCTGCGCGGGACTCGCTCAGTCACATCGTCGGACGTGCAACCGCTGAGTTGGACGAGCCTGCCATCGCACGTGCTTCGATCGAGAGTCTGGCCGAGAACACGTCGGATGGCGTTACAGCACCCTTGTTCTGGGGCGCGCTGTTCGGCTTGCCGGGACTGTTTGCCTACAAGGCAATCAACACGCTCGATTCAATGATCGGCCATCGCAATGCGCGCTACGAAGCTTTCGGTAAAATTGCCGCCCGGCTCGACGATCTCGCCAACCTGATCCCTGCACGCCTGACGGGTATTCTTTTCGCGCTCTGTGCCGGTTCGGGCCGGGCTATACAGGTGTTGTTTCGGGACGCCCGCAGGCATCGCTCCCCCAATGCAGGGTGGCCGGAGTCCGCGATGGCGGGGGCGCTCGGCATCAGACTGTCGGGCCCGCGGACCTATGGCGAAACGACGAGCAACGAGCCTTGGCTCAATTCGGGAGCAAGAAACCCAGCCGGAGCCGATATCCGCCGCGCCTTGGCTCTTTATCGCTGGGTAGTCATCGCCATGGCGATCATCCTGGCGCTGCTGGGTTGGGCCAACCTGTCATGA
- the cobD gene encoding threonine-phosphate decarboxylase CobD, giving the protein MIDSNLVSGHGGRIDAMARAFPGAPLPWIDLSTGINPYPYPLPPIAPDAWERLPGEAARAFCESTMAESFGCDPSFCRAVAGTEVAIRQLPSILRAQSVAVRACSYADHAESWRLVGAKVVTHSDPLALAGEADVVVIVNPNNPDGHRWPVDAIEAARAELARRGGWLIVDEAYADLDPTLSAAPFADRPGLIILRSFGKFFGLAGMRLGAVLATQEILSSIEDRLGGWDVSGPALAIGAAAYADHDWQAATRGHLTVQMQEMHSLIATSALEDRGGTDLFRFVRGSDANSLWQRLAEQGIAVRRFVGDAHHLRIGLPADKIAFSRLARGLNP; this is encoded by the coding sequence ATGATCGATTCGAACCTCGTATCAGGCCATGGCGGTCGGATCGACGCGATGGCTCGCGCGTTTCCCGGCGCCCCTCTGCCATGGATCGACCTGTCGACCGGCATCAATCCGTATCCTTATCCGTTGCCCCCGATCGCACCCGATGCATGGGAGCGCTTACCGGGCGAGGCGGCCCGCGCATTCTGCGAAAGCACCATGGCGGAGTCGTTCGGATGCGATCCGTCCTTTTGCCGCGCGGTCGCCGGGACGGAAGTCGCCATCCGCCAGCTGCCATCGATCCTACGTGCTCAGAGCGTAGCGGTGCGCGCTTGCAGCTATGCCGATCACGCGGAAAGCTGGCGACTGGTGGGGGCGAAGGTGGTCACGCATTCCGATCCTTTGGCATTGGCCGGCGAGGCTGACGTCGTAGTAATCGTGAACCCCAACAATCCCGATGGGCACCGTTGGCCCGTCGATGCCATTGAGGCAGCGCGCGCCGAACTCGCCCGACGGGGCGGCTGGCTGATCGTGGACGAGGCCTATGCCGATCTCGATCCCACGCTCAGCGCGGCTCCGTTTGCCGATCGCCCGGGACTGATCATCTTGCGATCCTTCGGCAAATTTTTCGGGCTTGCGGGCATGCGGTTGGGTGCCGTCCTGGCTACGCAGGAGATCTTGAGCAGCATCGAAGATCGCCTCGGCGGATGGGACGTGTCGGGCCCTGCGCTAGCGATAGGCGCGGCAGCCTATGCTGATCATGACTGGCAGGCCGCTACGCGCGGACACCTTACCGTTCAAATGCAGGAGATGCATTCCCTTATCGCGACCTCGGCGTTGGAAGACCGTGGCGGAACCGATCTTTTCCGGTTCGTCCGTGGATCTGATGCAAATTCGCTTTGGCAGCGACTTGCTGAGCAAGGTATCGCCGTGCGCCGGTTCGTCGGGGATGCCCATCACCTCCGCATCGGCTTGCCCGCCGATAAGATCGCGTTTTCACGGCTGGCGCGAGGGCTTAACCCTTGA
- the cobU gene encoding bifunctional adenosylcobinamide kinase/adenosylcobinamide-phosphate guanylyltransferase — translation MSTVHLILGGARSGKSRHALSICGGMEGPHKFIATAQAYDDEMTERIRQHREERADFWHTIEAPIELARAITLVNEGTMLVDCCTLWLSNVMLAELDIGRQADALVESIARAEANVVLVSNEVGSGIVPENRLGRDFRDEQGRLNQRLAEISETVELVVAGLPLRLKG, via the coding sequence ATGAGCACGGTTCATCTGATTCTCGGTGGTGCTCGATCGGGCAAGAGCCGCCATGCTCTTTCGATATGCGGCGGCATGGAGGGACCTCACAAGTTCATCGCCACCGCGCAGGCGTATGACGATGAAATGACCGAGCGTATCCGTCAGCATCGCGAGGAACGTGCTGATTTCTGGCACACAATCGAGGCACCGATCGAACTCGCTCGTGCGATTACTTTGGTCAACGAGGGCACGATGCTCGTCGATTGCTGCACTTTGTGGCTCTCGAACGTGATGCTGGCCGAACTCGACATCGGCAGGCAAGCCGATGCCCTGGTCGAGAGTATTGCTCGGGCTGAGGCGAATGTCGTGCTGGTCAGTAACGAAGTGGGCTCGGGCATCGTCCCCGAAAATCGGCTCGGCCGCGATTTCCGCGACGAACAGGGACGGCTGAACCAGCGGCTGGCCGAGATTTCCGAGACGGTCGAACTCGTGGTCGCAGGGCTGCCCCTTCGTCTCAAGGGTTAA
- a CDS encoding DUF1289 domain-containing protein, which yields MPATTIEDPQSPCRKICRLSANGNVCTGCGRTLDEIAKWSAMSPDQRRAVIQAAARRRVEGFTL from the coding sequence ATGCCTGCAACGACCATTGAGGACCCGCAATCGCCATGTCGGAAGATATGTCGACTGTCGGCAAACGGAAATGTCTGCACGGGCTGTGGCCGGACGCTCGATGAGATTGCGAAGTGGTCCGCAATGTCACCTGACCAAAGGCGAGCCGTGATACAGGCCGCTGCGAGGCGAAGGGTCGAGGGCTTCACTCTATGA
- a CDS encoding alpha/beta fold hydrolase: MTLHYTRTGRGKPLLLVHGLGATCGSWDTISPALSQDREVIAVDLPGHGRTPEEADSGTFDGLARSLDNWLGAENLTGIDMVGSSLGARLALEMARRGQAGAVVALDPGGFWQGWERTFFKATLMPSVALVRALRPALSAIAGSVAGRTALLAQLSARPRALDPAFVARELKSLADTRTVNSLVKDLANGAMQEGPAKTAAPVVIGWGRKDRLCLPQQADRAMKAFPRATLHWFDRSGHFPMWDRPEETVRVILDATSISGLK, from the coding sequence ATGACCTTGCACTATACGCGCACTGGGCGCGGAAAACCCCTCCTCCTGGTTCATGGACTGGGGGCGACCTGCGGCTCGTGGGACACGATCTCTCCTGCGCTTTCCCAAGACAGGGAGGTAATTGCCGTAGATCTGCCCGGGCATGGGCGGACACCCGAAGAGGCCGACAGCGGCACGTTCGACGGACTTGCGCGCAGTCTGGACAACTGGCTCGGCGCGGAGAATCTCACAGGTATTGATATGGTTGGCAGCTCGCTGGGAGCTCGCCTGGCGCTCGAGATGGCGCGGCGCGGCCAAGCGGGCGCGGTTGTCGCACTGGATCCGGGCGGCTTCTGGCAAGGGTGGGAGCGCACCTTCTTCAAAGCCACCTTAATGCCATCGGTTGCTCTGGTTCGCGCACTGCGACCGGCGCTTTCTGCCATCGCCGGAAGTGTCGCAGGCCGGACCGCGCTCTTGGCCCAGCTCTCTGCTAGGCCGCGGGCGCTCGACCCGGCATTCGTTGCGCGTGAACTGAAGTCATTGGCTGATACGCGCACCGTCAATTCGCTTGTGAAGGATCTCGCCAACGGCGCGATGCAGGAGGGTCCTGCGAAAACGGCTGCGCCTGTTGTCATAGGCTGGGGACGCAAGGATCGGCTGTGTCTTCCGCAGCAGGCGGATCGCGCGATGAAAGCCTTCCCAAGAGCGACGCTGCACTGGTTCGATCGTAGCGGGCACTTCCCGATGTGGGATCGGCCAGAGGAAACCGTCCGCGTGATTCTGGATGCAACAAGCATCTCGGGATTGAAATGA